One window from the genome of Spirosoma rhododendri encodes:
- a CDS encoding APH(3') family aminoglycoside O-phosphotransferase, which yields MQFDQLPPALQRLLPHTDWRTDSLGMSSAQTVYINGREPFYLKVNPVDPWGGLRAEADALIWLRTYLPAPEVVSYERADGVDYLLMRALTGLPSSDESWKASPERLVRRLAESLRTLHDLNPATCPFDQRNEVKLSAVTANVAHNLVDTDNFSDPNQGRSPQAILDQLRAQQPAQRELVVTHGDFCLPNLILDNWSLSGFIDVGRLGVGDPYQDLALCIRDLTDELETDRYNELFFATYGLTDVDTARMRYFTLLDELN from the coding sequence ATGCAGTTCGATCAGCTTCCTCCCGCCCTGCAACGGCTACTACCGCATACGGACTGGCGTACCGACTCATTGGGTATGTCGTCAGCGCAAACCGTATATATAAACGGGCGGGAACCGTTCTATTTGAAGGTAAACCCGGTAGATCCTTGGGGCGGCTTACGGGCCGAAGCTGACGCACTGATCTGGTTACGGACTTATCTGCCAGCTCCCGAAGTGGTGAGCTACGAACGGGCCGACGGCGTCGATTATTTGCTTATGCGGGCGTTAACCGGTTTACCGTCGTCGGACGAAAGCTGGAAAGCCAGCCCTGAGCGTCTGGTCAGGCGGTTGGCGGAGAGCCTGCGAACGCTGCACGATCTGAACCCGGCTACCTGTCCATTCGATCAGCGAAACGAGGTGAAACTTAGTGCTGTGACAGCGAATGTTGCTCATAACCTGGTTGACACTGACAACTTCAGTGACCCAAATCAGGGTCGGTCACCACAAGCTATTCTAGATCAACTCCGTGCGCAGCAACCTGCCCAGCGCGAACTGGTTGTTACCCACGGCGACTTCTGTCTGCCCAACCTGATCCTTGACAACTGGTCGCTAAGTGGCTTTATCGACGTTGGACGACTGGGTGTCGGTGACCCATATCAGGATTTGGCTCTCTGCATACGCGACCTGACTGATGAATTAGAAACGGATCGATACAACGAACTTTTTTTCGCGACCTACGGGCTGACAGACGTCGATACAGCACGAATGCGCTATTTTACATTGCTCGATGAATTAAATTAA
- a CDS encoding HAD family hydrolase, with amino-acid sequence MNLPPFAALFDMDGVLVDNTDFHINAWIQFAHHNGLTLTREQYVEHINGHVSADSMAYVFGHPLSPAELATRTEEKEQIYRDLYLPHRQPLTGLMDFLDAMRAEGIPMAVGTSAPVSNLGFTLDGLALRPYFATVVDASMVTHGKPDPEIYLKAAERLNMAPARCVVFEDAFAGIEAGLRAGMVVVALATTHTRAELATSGAALILDNFSGLTPASIQQLLPAE; translated from the coding sequence ATGAATCTTCCCCCCTTCGCTGCGCTGTTCGATATGGACGGCGTATTGGTTGACAATACCGATTTTCACATTAACGCCTGGATTCAGTTTGCGCACCACAACGGGCTGACACTGACCCGCGAGCAGTACGTCGAGCACATCAATGGGCATGTATCCGCCGACTCGATGGCCTACGTGTTCGGGCATCCGCTGTCACCGGCTGAGCTGGCAACGCGCACGGAGGAAAAAGAGCAGATCTACCGCGACCTGTACTTACCCCACCGCCAGCCACTGACGGGCCTGATGGATTTTCTGGACGCTATGCGGGCCGAGGGTATTCCGATGGCCGTGGGTACGTCGGCTCCAGTCAGCAACCTGGGCTTCACACTTGACGGGCTGGCCCTTCGCCCCTATTTCGCCACGGTGGTCGATGCCAGCATGGTTACCCACGGCAAGCCCGACCCCGAAATTTACCTGAAAGCCGCCGAACGGCTGAACATGGCACCCGCCCGGTGCGTCGTGTTTGAAGATGCGTTTGCGGGTATCGAAGCGGGTCTACGAGCGGGTATGGTCGTGGTAGCGCTGGCAACGACACATACGCGCGCTGAACTGGCGACGTCGGGCGCGGCACTCATTCTCGACAACTTTTCGGGCCTGACACCCGCATCGATTCAGCAGTTGTTACCAGCGGAATAG
- a CDS encoding 3-keto-disaccharide hydrolase — protein MRIPYFVALLVATSVSLFAQTPPKGHPNTSGPGWEYLFETNLTNATFPKGVWHMDEGELTATDDKPIWINQAYDDFILDLQFKTADGTNSGVVVHASDTTNWIPNSVEIQIADDYAKEWAEAPADWRCGAFFGHQAPTKSAVRKPGEWNRYTITCQGKIIYVVLNNQLVNTIDLSQFTSATVNPDGTKPPAWFSKAPATLPLHGHIGLQGKHAGAPIYYRNLKIKPL, from the coding sequence ATGCGTATCCCCTATTTCGTTGCCCTACTGGTCGCGACCAGCGTTTCCCTGTTTGCTCAGACGCCCCCCAAAGGCCACCCCAACACGAGTGGACCGGGTTGGGAATACCTGTTTGAAACCAATCTGACAAACGCAACCTTCCCAAAAGGCGTCTGGCACATGGACGAGGGCGAACTGACGGCGACGGACGACAAACCGATCTGGATCAATCAGGCTTACGACGATTTTATACTGGATTTGCAGTTCAAAACCGCCGATGGAACAAACAGTGGTGTCGTGGTACACGCCAGCGATACGACCAACTGGATTCCCAACTCCGTCGAGATTCAGATTGCCGATGATTACGCCAAAGAGTGGGCAGAAGCCCCCGCCGACTGGCGATGCGGAGCTTTTTTTGGCCACCAGGCCCCTACGAAGAGCGCGGTCAGAAAACCCGGCGAATGGAACCGCTACACCATTACCTGCCAGGGCAAAATCATCTACGTCGTGCTGAACAACCAGCTCGTCAACACCATCGACCTGAGTCAGTTTACGTCGGCGACGGTCAACCCCGACGGTACGAAGCCGCCAGCCTGGTTCAGCAAAGCCCCGGCCACGCTGCCGCTGCACGGCCACATCGGTTTGCAGGGTAAACACGCGGGGGCACCGATTTACTACCGAAATCTAAAGATCAAACCGCTCTGA
- a CDS encoding DinB family protein: MTTEPIDPLRHPIGTWQPQESYTLADIKQLVDQIRTLPDVYALVLADATPNDLQKQYRPGSWTVRQLIHHVADIHMLHFMRLKNALVNPGTPGILVDMDGWAALNEAQNAPVTDSLTMLKGIHQRIAFLAGSLQPEDLAVSYYHPIRQRDLTIPQALSMTVWHGEHHLAHIRLAMQSA, translated from the coding sequence ATGACCACCGAACCGATTGACCCACTCCGTCACCCAATAGGCACCTGGCAACCGCAGGAATCCTACACGCTGGCCGACATCAAACAGCTTGTCGACCAGATCCGTACCTTGCCCGACGTGTATGCGCTGGTACTGGCGGATGCCACGCCCAACGATCTGCAAAAGCAGTATCGGCCCGGTAGCTGGACCGTCCGGCAGCTGATTCACCACGTCGCCGATATTCACATGCTGCATTTCATGCGGCTTAAAAACGCGCTCGTCAACCCCGGCACTCCGGGTATTCTTGTCGACATGGATGGCTGGGCCGCCCTCAACGAAGCACAAAACGCGCCCGTAACCGACTCGCTGACTATGCTGAAAGGCATTCACCAGCGGATCGCGTTTCTGGCCGGGTCGCTTCAGCCGGAGGATCTGGCGGTTTCGTACTACCACCCCATCCGGCAGCGCGATCTGACGATTCCCCAGGCACTGTCGATGACGGTCTGGCACGGCGAGCACCACCTGGCGCACATTCGGCTGGCCATGCAATCGGCCTGA
- the mnmA gene encoding tRNA 2-thiouridine(34) synthase MnmA: protein MSKHGRILVAMSGGIDSSLAAVMLHEEGYEVIGMTMKTWDYASSGGSKKETGCCSLDSINDARNIAVSLGFPHYILDIREEFGDSVIDHFTGEYLEGRTPNPCVLCNTHIKWDALLRRADRLDCESIATGHYAHIRQDVGGPSDGRYVISRGVDTLKDQSYVLWGVSQESLSRTKLPLGHLRKSEIRQMATERGFIELVTKSESYEICFVPDNDYRGFLKRRVPGLEAEVAGGNFVEEGTGRVLGKHLGYPFYTIGQRKGLGMAFGQPMFVTEIRKDTNEVVLGLDKDLFRDGMYVSKLNLQKYAAITSPLETVTKVRYKDPGTPATISQDGDRITVLFNEGVSAIAPGQAAVFYEGDDVVGGGWIMKSFRQADTLAAEQQLLAV, encoded by the coding sequence ATGAGCAAACACGGACGCATTCTGGTCGCCATGAGTGGCGGCATCGATTCTTCGCTGGCAGCGGTCATGCTGCACGAAGAAGGCTATGAGGTCATCGGTATGACCATGAAAACCTGGGACTATGCCTCGTCGGGCGGCTCCAAAAAAGAAACGGGCTGCTGTAGCCTCGACTCGATCAACGACGCCCGCAACATCGCCGTCAGTCTTGGTTTCCCCCATTACATTCTCGACATCCGCGAAGAGTTCGGCGACTCCGTCATCGACCATTTTACGGGTGAATACCTCGAAGGCCGCACGCCCAACCCCTGCGTACTGTGCAACACCCACATCAAATGGGACGCGCTGCTGCGCCGGGCCGACCGGCTCGACTGCGAATCCATCGCGACGGGGCACTACGCCCATATTCGGCAGGACGTGGGAGGACCATCGGACGGGCGGTACGTGATTTCGCGGGGCGTCGACACGTTGAAAGATCAGTCGTACGTGCTGTGGGGCGTGTCGCAGGAGAGTCTGAGCCGCACGAAGCTACCGCTGGGGCACCTGCGTAAGTCAGAAATCCGGCAGATGGCGACCGAACGCGGTTTTATCGAGCTGGTCACTAAATCGGAATCGTACGAAATCTGCTTTGTACCCGACAACGACTACCGGGGTTTCCTGAAACGGCGCGTGCCGGGGCTGGAAGCCGAAGTCGCCGGGGGGAATTTCGTGGAAGAAGGTACCGGGCGGGTGCTGGGCAAGCACCTGGGCTATCCGTTCTACACCATCGGTCAGCGGAAAGGACTCGGCATGGCGTTCGGGCAACCTATGTTCGTCACTGAAATCCGGAAAGACACCAACGAAGTCGTGCTTGGCCTCGATAAAGACCTGTTCCGCGACGGCATGTACGTTAGCAAGCTGAATCTGCAAAAGTACGCAGCCATCACCAGCCCGCTGGAAACGGTCACGAAAGTGCGGTACAAAGACCCCGGCACCCCTGCCACCATCTCGCAGGACGGCGACCGGATTACGGTGCTGTTCAACGAGGGAGTGTCGGCCATCGCGCCGGGGCAGGCGGCCGTATTCTACGAAGGCGACGACGTAGTGGGCGGTGGCTGGATCATGAAAAGCTTCCGGCAGGCCGATACGCTGGCCGCTGAACAGCAGCTGCTGGCGGTTTAA
- a CDS encoding beta/alpha barrel domain-containing protein has product MALTTLVKISNVTNLSDARYCAGMGVDMLGFSMDADAPDYIDPVRFADIRGWVAGVQIVGETHSTDPVAIEQLVQTYQPDYLQVDDAAMLPYLASFEKPLILRVDMTQTPLPQLEATIRDGSATAEYILLENGVAEPLTTVPPDMLYKLAGKYPILLGAGITAENVHELLDELPIRGIALRGGDEDKPGDKDFGELMDILEAIEEE; this is encoded by the coding sequence ATGGCACTTACTACCCTCGTCAAAATTTCCAATGTTACCAACCTCAGCGATGCCCGGTACTGCGCCGGTATGGGCGTCGATATGCTGGGCTTCTCAATGGACGCCGACGCGCCGGATTACATCGATCCGGTCCGTTTTGCCGATATCCGGGGCTGGGTCGCCGGCGTGCAGATCGTGGGCGAAACCCACTCGACAGACCCCGTTGCCATCGAACAGTTAGTGCAAACGTACCAGCCCGACTACCTTCAGGTCGACGATGCCGCGATGCTGCCTTACCTGGCATCCTTTGAAAAGCCGCTCATCCTGCGTGTCGACATGACGCAGACCCCCTTGCCGCAGCTCGAAGCCACGATCCGCGATGGCTCGGCCACGGCCGAATACATCCTGCTGGAAAACGGCGTTGCCGAGCCCCTGACGACCGTGCCGCCCGATATGCTGTACAAACTGGCCGGTAAATACCCGATCCTGCTGGGGGCTGGCATTACCGCCGAGAATGTACACGAACTGCTCGACGAACTACCCATCCGGGGAATTGCCCTGCGCGGTGGCGACGAAGACAAACCCGGCGACAAGGATTTTGGCGAACTGATGGATATTCTCGAAGCTATCGAAGAGGAATAA
- a CDS encoding PspC domain-containing protein, producing the protein MNQRLERIADEAVVGGVAAGLAHYFGINRTVVRLLFLIGIPLPGFPSLLIYGILWIVMPQQPQGMSVHSSTLYANPLFSMNPYNPNQPNTQNRSLIGGAILIVLGVLFLIDRYFDIDLGDLFPFILIALGLWFIFRDRIRPPYDNNSNPPSSGL; encoded by the coding sequence ATGAACCAACGATTAGAGCGCATTGCCGACGAAGCCGTAGTCGGTGGTGTGGCGGCCGGACTGGCCCACTATTTCGGTATCAACCGCACGGTTGTTCGCTTACTGTTTCTGATCGGTATTCCGCTGCCGGGCTTTCCTTCACTGCTGATCTACGGTATCTTGTGGATCGTAATGCCGCAGCAGCCGCAGGGCATGTCTGTTCACTCGTCGACTTTATACGCAAACCCCCTGTTTTCTATGAATCCATACAATCCCAACCAGCCGAACACCCAGAACCGCAGCCTGATCGGTGGCGCCATCCTGATTGTGCTTGGTGTGCTGTTCCTGATCGACCGCTACTTCGACATCGACTTGGGCGATCTGTTTCCGTTCATCCTGATCGCGCTGGGGCTTTGGTTCATCTTCCGGGACCGGATTCGGCCACCCTACGACAACAATAGCAACCCTCCTTCGTCGGGCCTGTAA
- a CDS encoding LiaI-LiaF-like domain-containing protein has product MYQRRNGLFWGIALLTLGVLFLARRAGWLNVDWHSLTNLWPVLLILAGINLILIRTRNPAAFITTVMLAVAVPTTLFGFFSRDHSRYNIGWSSSDDHDQEEDENDEDEDDTDDEDNEDNDNEDDYRAERDRRGDGEMHSSTFTEAMSPDTREAVLKLAGGAGQFNIGEPSSELIKADTKQTVGTYSMSVERDPATRIPTVELKPTDGNQHIELKDGNFENRVDVHLNTAPVWTMDIALGAGQGELDLSQYAVKSLKVAAGAASLDVKLSDKADQSDVKLDVGAASVTVRVPEGVGCRVKKDGALTSENLDGFTETGGGEFLSPGYEASTKKITIRFDGGLSSLKVVRY; this is encoded by the coding sequence ATGTATCAACGACGAAACGGTTTATTCTGGGGCATCGCGCTCCTCACGCTGGGCGTTCTATTTCTGGCCCGTCGGGCGGGCTGGCTCAATGTCGACTGGCACAGCCTGACCAACCTATGGCCGGTGTTGCTGATCTTGGCCGGTATCAACCTGATTCTGATACGCACCCGCAACCCGGCAGCTTTCATCACAACGGTTATGCTGGCCGTCGCTGTCCCGACCACGCTCTTCGGGTTCTTCTCCCGCGATCATAGCCGCTACAACATCGGGTGGAGCAGCAGTGACGACCACGACCAGGAAGAGGACGAGAACGATGAGGATGAGGATGACACGGATGACGAGGACAACGAAGACAATGATAACGAAGACGATTATCGGGCCGAGCGCGACCGCCGGGGCGACGGTGAGATGCACAGCAGCACGTTTACCGAAGCAATGTCGCCCGACACGCGCGAAGCGGTATTGAAACTGGCTGGCGGAGCCGGTCAGTTCAACATCGGCGAACCCTCGTCTGAGCTGATCAAAGCAGACACGAAGCAAACAGTCGGTACGTACTCCATGTCGGTCGAACGTGACCCGGCAACGCGCATCCCGACCGTCGAACTCAAACCGACCGATGGTAATCAGCATATTGAACTGAAAGATGGCAACTTCGAAAACCGCGTCGACGTACACCTCAACACGGCACCGGTCTGGACGATGGACATTGCGCTGGGGGCCGGGCAGGGCGAGCTTGACCTAAGTCAGTATGCCGTAAAATCGCTTAAAGTAGCGGCCGGAGCTGCCAGCCTGGATGTCAAGCTAAGCGACAAAGCCGATCAGTCAGATGTAAAGCTGGACGTTGGTGCTGCGTCGGTAACGGTACGGGTTCCCGAAGGCGTGGGGTGCCGTGTGAAAAAAGACGGGGCGCTGACATCCGAAAACCTTGACGGCTTCACAGAAACCGGTGGTGGCGAATTTCTCAGCCCCGGCTACGAAGCATCGACAAAGAAAATCACGATCCGCTTCGACGGTGGGCTGTCGAGCCTGAAAGTGGTTCGGTACTAG
- a CDS encoding transketolase family protein, translating into MKKYEYTESKDTRSGFGAGIAELGRTNPNVVALTADLAGSLKLDTFIKENPERFVQCGIAEANMIGVSAGLTIGGHIPFATTFANFATGRVYDQIRQSVAYSNKNVKICASHAGLTLGEDGATHQILEDLGMMKMLPNMTVINPCDYNQTKAATLAIAEHEGPVYLRFGRPVIPVFTPADQKFEIGKAWTVNEGKDVSIFCTGHLVWEAIKAGEKLAEEGIEADIINIHTIKPLDEEAILASIKKTGCAVTAEEHMLNGGLGDSVAQVLSRNYPAPIEYVGVHDTFGESGTPAQLMEKYGLTAENIIAQVKKVMSRKA; encoded by the coding sequence ATGAAGAAATACGAATACACAGAATCAAAAGATACGCGCTCGGGCTTCGGCGCGGGTATTGCCGAACTCGGCCGCACCAACCCCAACGTCGTAGCGCTGACCGCCGACCTCGCCGGTTCGCTTAAGCTCGACACGTTCATTAAGGAAAACCCCGAGCGGTTTGTGCAGTGCGGCATCGCCGAAGCTAACATGATCGGCGTATCGGCCGGCCTGACCATCGGCGGACACATCCCCTTCGCTACGACCTTTGCCAACTTCGCTACGGGTCGCGTTTATGACCAAATCCGGCAGTCGGTTGCGTATTCGAACAAGAATGTCAAAATCTGCGCATCGCACGCGGGGCTGACGCTGGGCGAAGACGGGGCTACGCACCAGATTCTGGAAGACCTGGGCATGATGAAAATGCTACCCAACATGACCGTTATCAACCCCTGCGACTACAATCAGACCAAAGCGGCTACGTTGGCTATCGCCGAGCATGAGGGGCCGGTTTACCTGCGGTTCGGCCGTCCGGTCATTCCCGTATTTACCCCCGCCGATCAGAAGTTCGAGATTGGTAAAGCGTGGACGGTAAACGAAGGCAAAGACGTGTCGATTTTCTGCACGGGCCATCTCGTTTGGGAAGCGATCAAGGCGGGCGAAAAGCTGGCGGAAGAAGGTATCGAAGCCGACATCATCAACATTCACACGATTAAACCGTTGGATGAAGAAGCAATCCTGGCGTCGATTAAGAAGACGGGCTGCGCCGTTACGGCCGAAGAGCACATGCTCAACGGTGGTCTGGGCGACAGCGTGGCACAGGTATTGTCGCGCAACTATCCTGCCCCCATCGAGTACGTCGGTGTTCACGACACGTTCGGCGAAAGCGGCACCCCAGCGCAACTGATGGAGAAATACGGCCTGACTGCCGAGAACATCATCGCGCAGGTAAAGAAAGTAATGAGCCGCAAGGCTTAA
- a CDS encoding AAA family ATPase translates to MKINRLVIENFKSIERIELIEPNPFTVFVGPNGSGKSNIFEALEFVNSYTRVYPSEAVRLFGGTEKLTNRGNKTAKSFRFDSSFDSFPHTAFISHDFRNKAALESKGIPGARERGQGSPIFVQDGERWRTSATDQFFYRFLRLFVGNRDTLRFPYQDEISLDLAATNLEPVLKRILTSPLLRDEIFEWLELFIPGFKAVEVDDRDELHWFENSSSEYFTKDLISDGTYNILALLTAVYQSDDKPQFLCIEEPENGLHPQVAGELVDFFRIMCEERGHYIWLNTHSQSMASRVRPNEFVVVEKKDGATTTRQFRNEDFNGMRVDEAWLTNALNGGLAW, encoded by the coding sequence ATGAAGATCAACCGCCTGGTCATCGAAAATTTCAAGTCCATTGAACGGATCGAACTCATTGAGCCGAATCCGTTCACGGTCTTTGTCGGCCCCAACGGTTCCGGCAAATCGAATATTTTCGAAGCTCTGGAATTTGTGAACAGCTATACTCGGGTTTATCCTTCTGAGGCTGTACGATTGTTCGGTGGAACTGAAAAACTAACAAATAGAGGTAACAAAACTGCTAAGAGTTTTCGCTTCGACAGTTCATTCGACAGTTTCCCGCACACAGCTTTTATCAGTCATGATTTTCGCAATAAAGCGGCCCTTGAATCTAAAGGAATTCCTGGAGCACGCGAAAGAGGGCAAGGATCACCGATATTCGTTCAAGATGGAGAAAGATGGCGCACTAGTGCAACAGACCAATTTTTCTACCGCTTCCTTAGACTGTTCGTCGGGAATAGAGATACGTTGAGATTTCCGTATCAGGATGAGATTTCGCTTGACTTGGCAGCGACTAATTTAGAGCCTGTGTTGAAGCGCATCCTAACTAGTCCCCTCCTGCGCGACGAAATATTCGAGTGGCTGGAGCTGTTTATACCAGGCTTCAAAGCGGTAGAAGTTGATGATCGGGACGAGTTGCACTGGTTTGAGAATTCATCTTCGGAGTATTTTACCAAAGACCTGATTTCCGACGGCACGTATAACATTCTGGCCCTGCTGACCGCCGTTTACCAAAGCGACGACAAGCCGCAATTTCTGTGCATTGAAGAGCCGGAGAACGGTCTACATCCGCAGGTAGCGGGAGAACTGGTTGATTTCTTTCGCATTATGTGTGAGGAACGCGGTCATTATATCTGGCTCAATACGCATTCACAGTCGATGGCGTCGCGCGTACGGCCGAATGAATTTGTTGTCGTTGAGAAAAAGGATGGAGCAACTACCACCCGACAGTTTCGAAATGAGGATTTCAACGGAATGCGCGTCGATGAAGCCTGGCTGACGAACGCCTTAAACGGAGGACTCGCATGGTAG
- a CDS encoding transketolase gives MEIEQLEHVATAVRRDIVRMVAAVSSGHPGGSLGCTDFLVALYFDVMRRKQNADGTPIFDMNGTDEDLFFLSNGHISPVFYSVLARAGYFPLAELATFRKLDSRLQGHPTTAEHLPGVRIASGSLGQGLSVAAGAAYSKKLNGDDRHVYVLMGDGEQQEGQIWEAAQFAPNKKLGNLTAVVDFNLAQIDGTTENVNDNRDLAAKYKAFGWHVDEMKGNDMADVVKTLKKAQENPDVPTLILMHTEMGFGVDYMVGNYKWHGVAPNAEQVTQAMNQLPLSVGFSDY, from the coding sequence ATGGAAATCGAACAACTCGAACACGTTGCCACCGCCGTTCGGCGGGATATTGTCCGCATGGTAGCTGCTGTCAGCTCTGGCCACCCCGGTGGTTCGCTTGGCTGCACCGACTTTCTGGTTGCCCTGTACTTTGACGTAATGCGTCGGAAACAAAATGCCGACGGCACGCCTATCTTCGACATGAATGGCACCGACGAAGACCTGTTCTTCCTCTCGAACGGCCACATTTCGCCCGTTTTCTACTCCGTACTGGCCCGCGCCGGTTACTTCCCACTGGCCGAACTCGCGACATTCCGTAAGCTCGACAGCCGCCTGCAAGGACACCCCACCACCGCCGAACACCTACCGGGCGTCCGCATCGCGTCGGGTTCGCTGGGACAGGGCCTGTCGGTAGCCGCCGGTGCTGCCTACTCGAAAAAACTCAACGGCGACGACAGACACGTCTACGTACTGATGGGCGACGGTGAGCAGCAGGAAGGCCAAATCTGGGAAGCCGCCCAATTTGCCCCCAACAAGAAACTCGGCAACCTGACCGCCGTTGTCGACTTTAACCTCGCACAGATCGACGGCACCACCGAGAACGTCAACGACAACCGCGACCTGGCCGCTAAGTACAAGGCGTTCGGCTGGCACGTCGACGAGATGAAGGGCAACGACATGGCCGACGTGGTTAAGACGCTGAAAAAAGCGCAGGAAAACCCCGACGTACCAACGCTGATTCTGATGCACACTGAAATGGGCTTCGGCGTCGATTACATGGTGGGTAACTACAAGTGGCACGGCGTCGCCCCCAACGCGGAGCAGGTTACGCAGGCCATGAACCAACTCCCCCTATCCGTCGGCTTCTCGGACTATTAA
- the bcp gene encoding thioredoxin-dependent thiol peroxidase, translated as MLTTGDPAPDFTSTDQYGEPVRLSDYRGRRVALYFYPKDDTPGCTAQACSLRDNYNDLQAAGYEVLGVSIDSQASHQKFAQKYDLPFRLVADTDKQIVKAYGVWQEKSNYGRTYMGTVRTTFVVDEQGIITSIIGKIDTKNHAKQLLG; from the coding sequence ATGCTCACCACCGGCGATCCAGCCCCTGACTTTACGAGTACCGACCAATACGGCGAACCTGTTCGGCTATCTGACTACCGGGGTCGGCGGGTGGCCCTGTACTTCTACCCCAAAGACGACACACCCGGTTGCACGGCGCAGGCTTGCAGCTTACGCGACAACTACAACGACTTGCAGGCGGCTGGCTACGAAGTGCTGGGCGTTAGCATCGACAGTCAGGCGTCGCACCAGAAGTTCGCGCAAAAGTATGACCTGCCGTTTCGGCTCGTTGCCGACACCGACAAACAGATTGTGAAAGCCTACGGGGTGTGGCAGGAAAAGTCCAACTACGGCCGTACCTACATGGGTACCGTCCGCACGACCTTCGTCGTCGATGAGCAGGGCATTATCACCAGCATCATCGGTAAAATCGATACGAAAAACCACGCGAAGCAGCTGCTGGGCTGA